A region of Anguilla rostrata isolate EN2019 chromosome 10, ASM1855537v3, whole genome shotgun sequence DNA encodes the following proteins:
- the si:ch73-337l15.2 gene encoding glutathione hydrolase 6, which translates to MISGSSVRYEKLPTSENYDEQGSENLEEEVTVFISQSLSPQHKVRQRRGTWVRLAVALLLLGLALSFVICEWRGCLSEEDGLRGSTAAPGHSGTGPKQKGHSHHHDDDNDEEEEDHDHHGNSEHHEHQHPDLYHHGVVITDSAICSKIGKGILEEGGNAVDAGLASLVCLGVVHPHATGVGGVFSAILYNSTSRTHKAIRPISHESSSAAYGIPATLQGIKQLHSLFGQCGWEKLFSGAAKLAKDGFQVDQALADALISNREKILEPNLCNLFCDGKGSVKVLGSTVANQKLAELLQFVSLNGPRFPESLAVKLAEDLPPTERQGFVENVQRCGVEINDPLIVETEEYSVYGATSPLSNRIISDVLGKVGEQNLLPWNNADLDSSASTYVSLLTAAKLIYNDNLAKENRSVEDLLALNPTGSHIGVLDGASNVLIISSSLNSPFGSKRLLPSTGVLLSDVSPHPADDVLLWSCPLIVKLKHDHGDEDHDHDDDDDDDDDEMLAVGVTGGPSAPFVAAQIIASKVRGGKSAQDAATGPLLRLETGSSGLFSGCVSAVTNGTDVYRLLLEKEGRLEGVVRCPDSTLALMLQAHAEHVGAYGAPAALAHADGY; encoded by the exons ATGATTTCTGGAAGCTCAGTTCGATATGAAAAACTGCCAACTAGTGAAAACTACGACGAACAGGGCAGTGAAAACCTCGAAGAAGAAGTGACcgtttttatttcaca GTCTCTGAGTCCGCAGCACAAAGTCAGACAGCGGAGAGGGACCTGGGTTCGACTGGCTGTGGCCCTCCTGCTGCTAGGATTGGCCCTCAGTTTCGTCATCTGCGAGTGGCGCGGGTGCCTGTCTGAAGAGGACGGCCTGCGAGGAAGCACAGCCGCCCCGGGGCATTCTGGGACGGGGCCGAAACAGAAGGGACACAGTCACCACCACGATGATGACAAcgatgaagaagaagaggacCACGATCACCATGGAAACTCAGAACATCATGAACATCAGCATCCAGACCTCTATCACCATGGTGTTGTCATTACGGACTCAG ctATATGCTCTAAGATTGGCAAGGGAATTCTGGAAGAAGGTGGAAATGCTGTAGATGCTGGGCTAGCATCTCTGGTTTGCCTGGGGGTTGTTCATCCACATGCAACAGGTGTAG gTGGAGTATTTTCAGCAATTCTTTACAACAGCACATCCAGAACACACAAAGCAATCCGTCCCATTTCCCATGAGTCTTCCTCAGCAGCATATGGAATTCCAGCCACTCTTCAAGGTATCAAACAGCTTCACTCCCTCTTCGGCCAATGCGGATGGGAGAAGTTATTTTCGGGTGCCGCGAAGCTCGCTAAAGATGGGTTTCAGGTGGACCAAGCGCTTGCGGACGCTCTAATAAGCAACCGGGAAAAAATACTTGAGCCAAACCTGTGCAACCTGTTTTGCGATGGGAAAGGCAGCGTTAAAGTTCTGGGCTCCACGGTGGCCAATCAGAAGTTAGCCGAGCTTTTGCAGTTCGTCAGCCTGAATGGCCCCCGTTTCCCAGAAAGCCTGGCGGTGAAATTGGCCGAAGACCTGCCCCCGACAGAGAGGCAGGGCTTTGTTGAGAATGTTCAGCGGTGCGGGGTAGAAATCAATGACCCCCTTATCGTGGAAACAGAAGAATACAGTGTCTATGGAGCAACTTCCCCACTATCCAACAGGATCATATCGGATGTCTTGGGCAAAGTCGGGGAGCAGAACCTATTACCTTGGAACAATGCAGATCTTGACAGTAGCGCATCCACATATGTCAGTCTCTTGACGGCAGCTAAACTGATATATAACGACAATCTGGCCAAGGAAAACCGAAGTGTTGAAGATTTACTTGCACTGAATCCGACGGGCAGCCATATTGGGGTGCTGGATGGCGCCAGTAACGTTTTAATTATCTCTTCCTCGTTAAACAGCCCGTTCGGATCAAAGCGACTGCTTCCCTCCACCGGAGTCCTTCTCAGCGATGTCAGCCCGCACCCTGCTGACGATGTGCTCCTGTGGAGCTGCCCTTTAATCGTGAAACTCAAACATGACCATGGGGATGAAGATCATGAccatgatgatgacgatgacgatgatgacgatgaGATGCTGGCCGTCGGGGTCACAGGCGGGCCGTCCGCCCCGTTCGTCGCCGCCCAAATCATCGCGAGCAAGGTTCGCGGCGGGAAATCGGCCCAAGATGCCGCAACCGGCCCCCTGCTCCGCCTGGAAACGGGGAGTTCCGGGTTGTTCTCGGGCTGCGTCTCCGCGGTGACCAACGGCACTGACGTGTACAGGCTGCTGCTGGAGAAGGAGGGACGGCTGGAAGGCGTGGTCAGGTGTCCCGATAGCACGCTGGCCCTGATGCTCCAGGCGCACGCGGAACACGTGGGGGCCTACGGCGCCCCTGCAGCCTTGGCGCACGCTGACGGGTACTGA